In Deinococcus ficus, a single genomic region encodes these proteins:
- a CDS encoding sensor histidine kinase, whose product MRFFPRLLLSNLLVILLAVGGMFAAAELLAPSFYREHVDRMAVTMTGMVGSTHRELRSDLEAGLRTTLNRALLASLPLAGGVALLTAWWMSRGLGRSVQRLDEGSRALAQGRYALRLPETGKDELADLAHNLNVLAGALSRVEQGRVELIGNVAHELRAPLAALRGYADAMEDGLITPDRAAHAIAREVGAMDRLVRDLSLVSRVEAGRVDLHLETLNPSDLIRALQERFRTSFEEKGVALHVTASQLPAIHADEERVMQVLTNLLANALRHTPAGGQVRVRAEAHERVLNVAVQDTGTGIAPEHLTRIFERFYRADPARSRIEGGSGVGLTIARGLVEAMGGQMAATSDLDRGSTFSFTLPLYTLAPHSVTPAPAPPQSA is encoded by the coding sequence ATGCGCTTCTTCCCGCGCCTCCTGCTGTCCAACCTGCTGGTCATCCTGCTGGCGGTGGGCGGGATGTTCGCAGCCGCGGAGCTGCTCGCGCCGAGCTTTTACCGGGAGCACGTGGACCGCATGGCCGTGACCATGACCGGGATGGTGGGGAGCACCCATCGTGAACTGCGCAGCGACCTGGAGGCCGGACTGCGCACCACCCTCAACCGCGCCCTGCTCGCCTCGCTCCCGCTGGCTGGCGGGGTGGCCCTGCTCACCGCCTGGTGGATGTCCCGCGGACTGGGCCGCAGCGTGCAGCGGCTTGACGAGGGCAGCCGGGCCCTGGCGCAGGGCCGGTACGCCCTTCGCCTGCCTGAAACGGGGAAGGATGAACTCGCGGACCTCGCGCACAACCTGAACGTCCTGGCCGGCGCGCTGAGCCGGGTGGAGCAGGGCCGCGTGGAACTCATCGGGAACGTGGCCCACGAGCTCCGCGCACCACTGGCCGCCCTGCGCGGATACGCGGACGCGATGGAGGACGGCCTGATCACCCCGGACCGCGCTGCCCACGCCATCGCGCGGGAAGTGGGGGCCATGGACCGGCTGGTGCGGGACCTCAGCCTGGTGTCCCGCGTCGAGGCGGGCCGGGTGGACCTCCATCTGGAAACCCTGAATCCGTCAGACCTCATCCGCGCGTTGCAGGAGCGCTTCCGCACGTCCTTCGAGGAAAAAGGCGTGGCCCTTCACGTGACGGCCTCCCAGCTTCCTGCGATTCACGCGGACGAGGAGCGGGTCATGCAGGTGTTGACGAACCTGCTCGCCAACGCCCTGAGGCACACCCCGGCCGGCGGGCAGGTCCGGGTGCGCGCCGAGGCCCATGAGCGCGTCCTGAACGTCGCGGTGCAGGACACCGGGACCGGCATTGCCCCCGAACACCTGACGCGGATCTTCGAGCGGTTCTACCGCGCGGACCCGGCGCGCTCCCGCATCGAGGGCGGCAGCGGCGTGGGCCTCACCATCGCCCGGGGTCTGGTAGAAGCCATGGGCGGGCAGATGGCGGCCACATCGGACTTGGACCGCGGCAGCACCTTTTCCTTCACGCTCCCCCTGTACACACTGGCCCCGCACAGCGTGACCCCCGCTCCGGCACCGCCACAGTCGGCGTAG
- a CDS encoding winged helix-turn-helix domain-containing protein yields the protein MPTVLIVDDDPAILEILGAYLRADKQTVLEAGDGTAARLLLPRADVAVLDWMLPGASGVELTQEARAAGLTLPILMLTARGEEEDKLHGLDFGVDDYVVKPFSPREVAARVRALLRRIGVQDDIRIGDLRVDLRGHQVTIQGEPLDLSKLEFTLLSALAQHAGMAWSRERLLERVWGLDFPGTERVVDVHITNLRKKLGDTSDTPRYIETVRGVGYRFREA from the coding sequence GTGCCCACTGTCCTGATTGTCGATGACGATCCCGCGATCCTGGAGATCCTGGGGGCTTACCTGCGAGCGGACAAGCAGACGGTTCTGGAAGCCGGTGACGGAACGGCGGCGCGGCTTCTGCTGCCCCGGGCGGATGTGGCGGTGCTCGACTGGATGCTCCCGGGTGCCAGCGGCGTGGAGCTCACCCAGGAAGCCCGCGCAGCTGGTCTGACTCTGCCGATTCTGATGCTGACCGCCCGGGGCGAGGAGGAGGACAAACTGCACGGTCTGGACTTCGGCGTCGACGACTATGTGGTCAAGCCGTTCAGTCCGCGTGAGGTGGCGGCCCGCGTCCGGGCGCTGCTCAGGCGCATAGGCGTGCAGGACGACATCCGCATCGGTGACCTGCGCGTGGATCTGCGCGGGCACCAGGTCACCATCCAGGGCGAGCCGCTGGACCTGTCGAAACTGGAATTCACTCTGCTCAGCGCCCTGGCCCAGCACGCCGGGATGGCCTGGTCCCGCGAACGTCTCCTCGAACGCGTGTGGGGGCTGGATTTCCCCGGCACGGAACGCGTGGTGGACGTGCACATCACCAACCTGAGGAAGAAACTCGGGGACACCAGTGATACCCCCCGGTACATCGAGACGGTCCGCGGCGTCGGGTACCGCTTCCGGGAGGCCTGA
- a CDS encoding DUF305 domain-containing protein, which produces MFAAVAFTALLGTLGVAQIASTPGGMMAVMGGGGQPPMMGSGAMPGMAGMQMMHAMTDRTFLTMMIPHHESAIRMSRAILKTTRDPQVKAWATAIVAEQQREITQMQGLLKGLGGPATGMDAGMMTMEGMMPASGPRSTNPDVAFVQEMIPHHGMAVMMATHLLMQTTNPVMQKLGRDIITAQTDEIYAFQQFLNTVR; this is translated from the coding sequence ATGTTCGCTGCAGTCGCCTTCACCGCCCTGCTGGGCACCCTGGGCGTCGCACAGATCGCCAGCACGCCAGGTGGGATGATGGCCGTGATGGGTGGGGGCGGGCAGCCGCCCATGATGGGCAGCGGGGCGATGCCAGGGATGGCCGGGATGCAGATGATGCACGCCATGACCGACCGGACCTTCCTGACCATGATGATCCCGCACCACGAGTCCGCCATCCGGATGAGTCGGGCCATCCTGAAGACGACCCGTGACCCGCAGGTCAAGGCCTGGGCGACGGCCATCGTCGCCGAGCAGCAGCGGGAGATCACCCAGATGCAGGGCCTGCTCAAGGGGCTCGGCGGTCCCGCGACCGGGATGGATGCCGGCATGATGACCATGGAGGGCATGATGCCCGCCTCCGGCCCCCGGTCCACGAACCCGGACGTGGCCTTCGTGCAGGAGATGATTCCTCATCACGGCATGGCGGTCATGATGGCCACCCACCTGCTGATGCAGACCACGAACCCTGTGATGCAGAAACTCGGTCGGGACATCATCACCGCGCAGACGGATGAGATCTACGCGTTCCAGCAGTTCTTGAACACGGTCCGGTAG
- a CDS encoding C39 family peptidase: MHGITALISLLGAGTASALPAAVTLENIRHEQQGPDNCGPVTALTILGYHGTRVTQAQAVSALKDSPRDPQVTSLELAAYFGQYGLRSMIRSAGTPELIRSLVARGLPVVVQQRLHARSNVAHFRTVYGYRNGRFLTSDPLRGPALWLTEAEFRHLWHYYNGEYLIAYPASRQAEVYAVLGGDVRAATNWQRLKALATRNASAQPNDPYHWWGLGKANLRLGNVKAATENFDRAVALGVPTLYFLYRQEAFEAWTQAGHHDKTLKYASRALKIDPNSKELRKFISLARRSQEGR; encoded by the coding sequence ATGCACGGGATCACCGCTCTGATCAGCCTGCTCGGCGCCGGAACAGCGTCCGCCCTGCCCGCCGCGGTCACCCTGGAGAACATCCGGCACGAACAGCAGGGACCGGACAACTGCGGCCCGGTGACCGCCCTGACCATCCTGGGCTACCACGGCACCCGCGTCACTCAGGCGCAGGCGGTGAGCGCCCTGAAGGACTCGCCGCGGGACCCGCAGGTGACCAGCCTGGAACTCGCGGCGTACTTCGGCCAGTACGGGCTGCGCAGCATGATCCGGTCCGCCGGCACCCCCGAGCTGATCCGCTCCCTGGTCGCCCGCGGGCTCCCGGTGGTGGTGCAGCAGCGCCTGCACGCCCGCAGCAACGTCGCCCACTTCCGCACGGTGTACGGGTACCGGAATGGCCGTTTCCTGACCAGCGACCCCCTGCGCGGGCCGGCCCTGTGGCTGACGGAAGCGGAATTCAGGCACCTGTGGCACTACTACAACGGCGAGTACCTGATCGCCTACCCGGCCAGTCGGCAGGCGGAGGTGTACGCCGTGCTGGGCGGCGACGTGCGCGCCGCGACCAACTGGCAGCGCCTCAAGGCGCTCGCCACCCGGAATGCCAGCGCCCAGCCGAACGACCCGTACCACTGGTGGGGTCTGGGCAAGGCCAACCTGAGACTCGGAAACGTCAAGGCCGCCACTGAGAACTTCGACCGTGCCGTGGCGCTGGGCGTGCCCACCCTGTACTTCCTGTACCGTCAGGAGGCCTTCGAGGCCTGGACGCAGGCCGGGCACCACGACAAGACCCTGAAGTACGCCTCCCGGGCGCTGAAGATCGACCCGAACAGCAAGGAACTGCGGAAGTTCATCAGCCTGGCCCGGCGGTCACAGGAGGGGCGCTGA
- a CDS encoding TIGR03885 family FMN-dependent LLM class oxidoreductase yields MTDDTTTPLIGYHASHEQFPPAELLRLVWHAEQAGFRGGMCSDHFHPFTPEQGQSGFAWAWLGAALQATGWTFGTVSAPGQRYHPAVLAQAAATLAQMFPDRFWWALGSGQQLNEHITGQQWPVKADRQARLLECVDVMRALWRGETVTHRGLVTVEDACLYSRPERPPLLVGAALSEETARWVGGWADALITVSASPEQLQRIIRAFHEGGGEGKPLFLQVHLAYAPTDGAARQAAHEQWRGNVFGNVVQAEVRTPQEFQTLGAKVAPGEMDAAVRISSDLDQHLAWLEADLALGFSRLYLHESGREQARFIDAFGEHVLPRLA; encoded by the coding sequence ATGACGGATGACACGACCACACCCCTGATCGGCTACCACGCCTCGCACGAGCAGTTCCCCCCGGCCGAGCTGCTCCGGCTGGTCTGGCACGCCGAACAGGCCGGGTTCCGGGGCGGCATGTGTTCCGATCACTTCCACCCGTTCACGCCCGAGCAGGGGCAGTCGGGCTTCGCGTGGGCGTGGCTGGGCGCGGCGCTGCAGGCGACGGGCTGGACGTTCGGGACGGTCAGTGCGCCCGGCCAGCGGTACCACCCGGCGGTGCTCGCGCAGGCGGCGGCCACCCTGGCGCAGATGTTCCCGGACCGCTTCTGGTGGGCGCTGGGCAGCGGCCAGCAGCTCAACGAGCACATCACCGGTCAGCAGTGGCCCGTGAAGGCCGACCGGCAGGCTCGGCTGCTGGAGTGCGTGGACGTGATGCGGGCGTTGTGGCGCGGCGAGACCGTCACCCATCGTGGGCTGGTGACCGTGGAGGACGCCTGCCTGTACTCCCGGCCGGAACGGCCGCCGCTGCTGGTGGGGGCCGCCCTGTCCGAGGAGACGGCCCGCTGGGTGGGCGGCTGGGCCGACGCGCTGATCACGGTGTCCGCCAGCCCGGAGCAGCTCCAGCGGATCATCCGGGCCTTTCATGAGGGCGGCGGGGAGGGCAAGCCGCTGTTCCTGCAGGTTCACCTCGCCTACGCCCCGACCGACGGGGCGGCCCGGCAGGCCGCGCACGAGCAGTGGCGGGGGAACGTGTTCGGGAACGTCGTGCAGGCCGAGGTGCGCACCCCACAGGAATTCCAGACGCTCGGGGCGAAGGTGGCGCCCGGCGAGATGGACGCCGCCGTACGCATCTCCAGCGACCTTGACCAGCATCTCGCGTGGCTGGAGGCCGACCTGGCCCTGGGCTTCTCGCGGCTGTACCTGCACGAGTCCGGCCGTGAACAGGCGCGGTTTATCGACGCGTTCGGCGAACACGTGCTGCCGCGCCTCGCCTGA
- a CDS encoding DUF3459 domain-containing protein: MVNGDVRRMKLMYSLMCSLPGAVIVNLGEEIGLGEDLSLWDREAARTPMQWTPGRNGGFSAARRTHLYRPVVNRGRFRAGVVNVQAQQDDPNSLLHFVRRALHVCRDTPALAGGDWAFLDAGHPGVLAQLSQDGTNGQSVLALHNLTEQTLTVHLPDVAGRRALLGSGHAVQGSDLTLDPYGSVWLGDEEDHA, encoded by the coding sequence ATGGTGAACGGCGACGTGCGGCGCATGAAGCTGATGTACAGCCTGATGTGCTCCCTGCCCGGGGCGGTCATCGTGAATCTCGGCGAGGAGATCGGACTGGGTGAGGACCTCTCGTTGTGGGACCGTGAGGCGGCCCGCACGCCGATGCAGTGGACGCCCGGCCGCAACGGGGGGTTCTCGGCCGCGCGGCGCACGCACCTGTACCGCCCGGTGGTCAACCGGGGCCGCTTCCGGGCGGGCGTGGTGAACGTCCAGGCCCAACAGGACGACCCGAACTCTCTGCTGCACTTCGTCCGCCGGGCCCTTCATGTGTGCCGGGACACCCCCGCGCTGGCCGGCGGCGACTGGGCCTTCCTGGACGCCGGGCACCCGGGCGTGCTGGCGCAGCTCAGCCAGGACGGAACGAACGGGCAAAGCGTGCTCGCCCTGCACAACCTAACCGAGCAGACCTTGACCGTCCACCTGCCGGACGTGGCGGGCCGGCGCGCTCTGCTGGGCAGCGGGCACGCCGTTCAGGGCAGCGACCTGACCCTGGACCCGTACGGCAGCGTGTGGCTGGGCGACGAGGAGGATCACGCATGA
- a CDS encoding alpha-amylase family glycosyl hydrolase: protein MWVEEPVSGDRGTCLTSESIVRLPTQHSSESVHYFHTFYDFMPDVNVAHGPLREELLDILRFWLRQGVQGFRLDALPFLLKDRAQGEHLGAPHDFLKAMRRVVAEHVPDGVLLAEVNKPLAETVRYFGQGDEVNLMLNFSLCSHMFLALATGEARHIQDWWRALPPVPPAANWANFVRNHDELALAELTAEEQAQVYRRSDPGRNTGGPTAAFAVAWHRW, encoded by the coding sequence GTGTGGGTTGAGGAACCGGTGAGTGGCGACCGCGGGACATGCCTCACCTCCGAGTCCATCGTACGCCTCCCCACCCAGCACTCTTCTGAATCAGTCCACTACTTCCACACCTTTTACGACTTCATGCCGGACGTGAACGTCGCGCACGGACCGCTGCGGGAGGAGCTGCTCGACATCCTTCGCTTCTGGTTGCGGCAGGGCGTTCAGGGCTTCCGGCTGGACGCCCTGCCCTTCCTGCTGAAAGACCGCGCGCAGGGCGAACACCTCGGGGCGCCGCACGACTTCCTGAAGGCCATGCGCCGGGTGGTGGCCGAGCACGTCCCGGACGGCGTGCTGCTCGCCGAGGTGAACAAGCCCCTGGCGGAAACCGTCCGGTACTTCGGCCAGGGGGACGAGGTCAACCTGATGCTGAACTTCTCCCTGTGCAGCCACATGTTCCTGGCCCTGGCGACCGGGGAGGCGCGGCACATCCAGGACTGGTGGCGGGCGCTGCCGCCGGTGCCTCCGGCAGCCAACTGGGCGAACTTCGTGCGGAACCACGACGAGCTCGCCCTGGCCGAACTGACCGCGGAAGAACAGGCGCAGGTGTACCGGCGTTCGGACCCAGGAAGGAACACCGGGGGGCCAACGGCGGCATTCGCCGTCGCCTGGCACCGATGGTGA
- a CDS encoding IS630 family transposase, protein MSRGRHSPVPQPTPDERALLEALVRRRQTPRGLATRARVILLSTDHPEWTLSDIGEKVGLCDDTVSVWRRRFIRAGIDGLSDAPKSGAPRSIQDQQVEQVVRLTLDTLPAHATHWTTRSMARASGLTQSAVHRIWRAFGLRPHLTSSFQLSKDPLLIEKVRDIVGLYLSPPDRALVLCVDEKPQIQALERGGVTFPMQPGQEERTGHTYIRHGTTTLIAALDAKVGAVIGRCYPRHRTVEFLDFLEEIDRRVPSELAVHVILDNYITHKTKAVQGWLIQHPRYTFHFTPTSGSWLNLVESWFALLSRRRLRRGDFHSKDDLEQAIEAFIAQNNEHPQPFVWKRSADDILDSIRRFCLPYLRTTTSRDSSESVQ, encoded by the coding sequence ATGTCCCGCGGTCGCCACTCACCGGTTCCTCAACCCACACCTGACGAGCGTGCCCTCCTGGAGGCTCTCGTGCGCCGCCGCCAGACCCCGAGGGGTTTGGCCACCCGCGCCAGGGTGATCCTGCTGAGCACAGATCACCCTGAGTGGACGTTGAGCGACATCGGCGAGAAGGTCGGGCTGTGTGACGACACGGTCAGCGTCTGGCGCCGACGGTTCATTCGGGCGGGCATCGACGGGCTGAGTGACGCGCCGAAGAGCGGGGCACCGCGTTCTATTCAGGATCAGCAGGTGGAACAGGTCGTGCGCCTGACATTGGATACCCTGCCGGCACATGCGACGCACTGGACGACCCGCAGCATGGCCAGGGCCAGCGGACTCACGCAGAGTGCGGTGCACCGCATCTGGCGGGCGTTCGGATTGCGTCCCCACCTGACCTCCAGTTTCCAACTGTCCAAAGACCCGCTGCTGATTGAGAAGGTCCGCGACATCGTGGGCCTGTATCTGTCTCCTCCGGATCGGGCGCTGGTGCTCTGCGTGGATGAAAAGCCGCAGATTCAGGCCCTGGAACGTGGTGGAGTCACGTTCCCCATGCAGCCGGGTCAGGAAGAGCGCACCGGGCATACTTACATCCGGCATGGCACCACCACCTTGATCGCCGCACTGGATGCGAAGGTTGGCGCGGTGATCGGCCGCTGTTATCCCCGGCATCGGACCGTGGAGTTTCTGGACTTCCTTGAGGAGATCGATCGGCGAGTTCCTTCGGAACTCGCGGTGCACGTGATTCTCGACAACTACATCACCCATAAGACGAAAGCGGTCCAGGGCTGGCTGATTCAGCATCCGCGGTACACCTTTCACTTCACGCCGACGAGCGGGTCCTGGCTGAACCTGGTGGAATCGTGGTTTGCGCTGCTCAGTCGCCGGCGGCTGCGTCGCGGAGATTTTCATTCGAAGGATGACCTCGAACAGGCCATTGAGGCGTTCATCGCTCAAAACAACGAACATCCGCAGCCGTTCGTGTGGAAGCGGTCTGCAGACGACATCCTGGACAGCATTCGTCGGTTCTGCCTCCCGTATCTCAGGACGACAACTTCCCGAGATTCTTCTGAATCAGTCCAGTAG
- a CDS encoding DUF3105 domain-containing protein translates to MHNLEHGGIVIQYNPSLYQGSLDPLIALQRNYPNKTVVAPNSRLTTAFALPAWKRLYTLDARDELKMTAFIDRYRNKAPERMPD, encoded by the coding sequence GTGCACAACCTGGAGCACGGCGGGATCGTGATTCAGTACAACCCGTCGCTGTATCAGGGGAGCCTTGATCCCCTCATCGCTTTGCAGCGGAATTACCCGAACAAGACGGTGGTGGCCCCGAACAGCCGGCTCACCACGGCCTTTGCCCTCCCCGCCTGGAAGCGGCTGTACACGCTGGACGCCCGGGACGAGCTGAAAATGACCGCCTTCATCGACCGGTACAGGAACAAGGCACCAGAGCGCATGCCGGACTGA
- a CDS encoding 4Fe-4S binding protein has protein sequence MTASAPQPGPARNLLDIPWVRAFLKSPLYPGIFAYPVLVVFGYIVYALLWGPSAASANVGTSLTWVLWWPLIPIAMFTLGRFWCAICPFGTLIDVVGKAVGLGRPVPGFLKRYGIWIIDATFILITWSDHVFGVVENPRGSGYLLGAMATAAVVTAVLYQRRTWCRYLCFLGGLNGNYSRASMVELRATPDICATCTTQSCYKGSAAAPGCPVFEFPRMMQTSANCNFCANCVKSCPNDSIRISTRPPTRELWFMNRPKFEESFLAAVIVGIVIVQNVTMIGWWGGVLERLTALLLGSEALAFTAAFIVAMVLPIAVIAAAAHLSARHTGETWKKNFARFGYAVIALDLAGHIAHNLFHLLSEGKSVLYTTINAFGGYAGGNLAVLPMNVVQGLQFLVVGLGIVGSLFTAYQIARRAAPGTWKRAVLPHAVVIVLFGLLNIYLFTLPMVHRV, from the coding sequence ATGACGGCCTCCGCTCCCCAACCCGGCCCGGCCCGCAACCTGCTCGACATTCCCTGGGTGCGCGCGTTCCTGAAAAGCCCGCTGTACCCCGGCATCTTTGCGTACCCGGTGCTCGTGGTGTTCGGGTACATCGTGTACGCCCTGCTGTGGGGCCCCTCGGCCGCGAGCGCCAATGTCGGCACCAGTCTCACCTGGGTGCTGTGGTGGCCGCTGATCCCGATCGCCATGTTCACGCTGGGCCGGTTCTGGTGCGCGATCTGTCCGTTCGGCACCCTGATCGACGTCGTCGGGAAGGCCGTGGGCCTTGGCCGGCCCGTGCCCGGGTTCCTGAAGCGGTACGGCATCTGGATTATTGACGCCACATTCATCCTGATCACCTGGTCGGATCACGTGTTCGGCGTGGTGGAAAACCCCCGCGGCAGCGGGTACCTGCTCGGCGCCATGGCGACCGCGGCGGTGGTCACGGCCGTGCTGTACCAGCGGCGCACCTGGTGCCGGTACCTGTGCTTCCTGGGGGGCCTGAACGGCAACTACTCCCGGGCCTCCATGGTGGAACTGCGCGCCACGCCGGATATCTGCGCCACGTGCACCACGCAGTCGTGTTACAAGGGCTCGGCGGCGGCGCCGGGCTGCCCGGTGTTCGAGTTTCCGCGGATGATGCAGACGAGCGCCAACTGCAACTTCTGCGCGAACTGCGTCAAGAGTTGCCCGAACGACTCCATCCGCATCTCCACGCGCCCGCCCACCCGGGAATTGTGGTTCATGAACAGGCCGAAGTTCGAGGAGAGCTTCCTCGCGGCGGTGATCGTCGGCATCGTGATCGTGCAGAACGTGACCATGATCGGCTGGTGGGGAGGGGTCCTGGAGCGCTTGACCGCGCTGCTGTTGGGCAGTGAGGCGCTGGCGTTCACTGCCGCGTTCATCGTCGCGATGGTGCTGCCGATCGCGGTGATCGCGGCGGCCGCGCACCTCAGTGCCCGGCACACCGGCGAGACCTGGAAGAAGAACTTCGCCCGGTTCGGGTACGCGGTCATCGCCCTGGACCTCGCGGGGCACATCGCCCACAACCTGTTCCACCTGCTGTCGGAAGGGAAGAGCGTGCTGTACACGACCATCAATGCGTTCGGCGGGTACGCCGGCGGGAACCTGGCGGTGCTGCCCATGAACGTGGTGCAGGGCCTTCAATTCCTGGTGGTGGGGCTGGGCATCGTGGGCTCGCTGTTTACCGCCTACCAGATTGCCCGGCGCGCCGCGCCCGGCACCTGGAAGCGGGCCGTGCTGCCGCACGCCGTGGTGATCGTGCTGTTCGGGCTGCTGAACATCTACCTGTTCACGCTGCCGATGGTTCACCGCGTCTGA
- a CDS encoding GntR family transcriptional regulator, producing MTDEAIPRRYLQVQQRLQEMLDGGEYQPGDKVPSERDLAVTLGVSRMTVRRAVDALVELGLLERDSTAGTRVSTPRVRRLLNHAHLHSITQMVAATGGRAGGRLLEFQLGAAAGRVAEKLRLPVGSPVVVIRRLRLVDDLPFCLETSYLSARRVPGLAAQDLVDGSSLYQLLADRYGIAAAVGESVISVSSATGPEAQALGLQPQQAVLLYRSVVLDTAGEPFEYLKSVNHPGLVEFNIGEGRPVPHAGG from the coding sequence ATGACGGACGAAGCGATACCGAGGCGGTACCTGCAGGTTCAGCAGCGCCTTCAGGAGATGTTGGACGGGGGCGAGTACCAGCCGGGCGACAAGGTGCCGTCCGAGCGGGACCTGGCGGTGACGCTGGGCGTGAGCCGCATGACGGTACGGCGGGCTGTGGACGCCCTGGTGGAGCTGGGGCTGCTGGAGCGCGACAGCACGGCGGGCACGCGGGTCAGCACGCCGAGGGTGCGCCGGCTGCTCAATCACGCGCACCTGCACAGCATCACGCAGATGGTGGCGGCCACGGGCGGCCGGGCCGGGGGGCGCCTGCTCGAATTTCAGCTGGGCGCGGCCGCCGGTCGGGTCGCGGAGAAGTTGAGATTGCCGGTGGGAAGTCCGGTGGTGGTGATCCGGCGCCTGCGGCTGGTGGACGACCTGCCCTTCTGCCTGGAGACGAGTTACCTGTCGGCGCGGCGGGTGCCGGGCCTGGCGGCGCAGGACCTGGTGGACGGCAGTTCGCTTTACCAGCTGCTCGCGGACCGGTACGGGATCGCCGCGGCGGTGGGGGAGAGCGTGATCAGCGTGTCGTCGGCCACGGGTCCGGAAGCGCAGGCGCTGGGGCTCCAGCCGCAGCAGGCGGTGCTGCTGTACCGCTCGGTGGTGCTGGACACGGCGGGGGAGCCCTTCGAGTACCTGAAGTCGGTGAACCATCCGGGGCTGGTGGAGTTCAACATCGGGGAAGGGCGTCCAGTGCCCCACGCTGGGGGGTAG
- a CDS encoding SIS domain-containing protein → MTLSDVRPPVEAAPIDRDLIISSLQGALRAKDAAAELGRALAHDIDRIYFVACGAPNRVMLGFEYWLDHARTDLQVKRYFPAEFLALAPHLDERTLVVLASKSGTTQETVQAAQFLRDQPCRTLVVTTTADKPLAQGADHLFLMGETEQAHTGVYIVLQGFVAGLLDGRHGYPLYGAVMSSLDALPAVLVESAEVSDARGRADAHTYRDDHTLYHLASGPVYTTAYVFGVCMLMEMQWLHSVPFEAAEWFHGPFEILDAQTPVMVLLGEDPSRPLAERALTFCQKYTSRLMVYDARDLPMTGVAPEVRALFAPYALQAALNRFAEHLAAERNHSLDTRRYMWVTEY, encoded by the coding sequence ATGACCCTTTCTGACGTTCGCCCACCCGTCGAAGCCGCCCCCATCGACCGCGACCTCATCATCAGCAGCCTTCAGGGCGCCCTGCGCGCCAAGGACGCCGCCGCGGAACTCGGCCGCGCACTCGCCCACGACATCGACCGGATCTACTTCGTCGCCTGCGGCGCGCCCAACCGCGTCATGCTCGGCTTCGAGTACTGGCTCGACCACGCCCGCACCGACCTGCAGGTCAAACGCTACTTCCCCGCCGAATTCCTGGCCCTCGCCCCGCACCTCGACGAGCGCACCCTCGTCGTCCTCGCGTCCAAGTCCGGCACCACCCAGGAAACCGTGCAGGCCGCGCAGTTCCTGCGAGACCAGCCCTGCCGCACCCTGGTCGTCACCACCACCGCCGACAAACCTCTCGCACAGGGCGCCGACCACCTCTTCCTGATGGGCGAAACCGAGCAGGCCCACACCGGCGTGTACATCGTCCTGCAGGGCTTCGTCGCCGGCCTCCTCGACGGCCGCCACGGCTACCCGCTGTACGGCGCCGTGATGTCCTCCCTGGACGCCCTTCCGGCCGTGCTGGTCGAATCCGCCGAGGTCAGCGACGCCCGCGGCCGCGCCGACGCCCACACCTACCGCGACGACCACACCCTGTACCACCTCGCGTCCGGCCCGGTGTACACCACCGCCTACGTCTTCGGCGTGTGCATGCTGATGGAAATGCAGTGGCTGCACAGCGTCCCCTTCGAGGCGGCCGAATGGTTCCACGGCCCCTTCGAGATCCTCGACGCGCAGACGCCCGTGATGGTGCTGCTGGGCGAGGACCCCAGCCGCCCCCTCGCGGAACGCGCCCTGACCTTCTGCCAGAAGTACACCAGCCGCCTGATGGTCTACGACGCCCGCGACCTGCCCATGACCGGCGTCGCGCCCGAGGTGCGGGCGCTCTTCGCCCCGTACGCCCTGCAGGCGGCCCTGAACCGCTTCGCCGAGCACCTCGCGGCCGAACGCAACCACTCCCTCGACACCCGCCGCTACATGTGGGTCACGGAGTACTGA